One Podospora pseudopauciseta strain CBS 411.78 chromosome 4, whole genome shotgun sequence genomic window, ATCTGGAGAGCGGCCCCGTTCTTTGCAAGGCTGTGCCCGGAGGTCGAGAGCAGGAGAGGGGAAACTGtgggtgagtgagtgggtGAGTGGTGAGTTGATGTCGAGGCGAGAGTGGAAATTTGAGGTTGACGAACGAAAATTGTGGGGCTTGACACGCGGTGTTGCTTGAGTGGCAGAGTGGAACGGTGTGGGGCGTCCACAGCCCCCGCTTCAATGCAGCTTCATGTAAGTTGATTGGTTCTGTCTTTTCGTCCTCTCTCAGATAATATCATCTTACAGATACTTCTTGACTacttcctcaacctcctcccgaCTCAGCTCCTTGATCCCCAGCAACTCATTGTCATTCTTCTCAAACAGACTGCCATATCCCTCTCCCGCGATCGCAGAAGTTATGAACTTGACAGCAAACTTCTCAGGGTCGGGGTTTTCCTTGTTGATCTCAGCCCATGCCGAAGTCAGCAAGtcatccaccatcaccacctcgtcAGTCCACTTCTCTCCTGGGGTAAGCTTCTTGGCAATCTCATACACGTCCTTGAAGCTCTGAACAGTGCTCTGGATAAACACCATCTTGTTTTTGGTTTCCTCAGCATGTCTAAAAACTCCCACAACAGCCTTTCCAACATCGGACAGCAGCGAGAAACTGATCTTCCTGTCGCCGCCATCATAGAGGATTGCGTGTTTATCTTTGGCGTTGACCAGCCAGTTGATCTTGAGACCCCAGTCAAAGAACGCGCCATTGACAACAAGGGTGTATGTCAATGtgccttcttttgcttttttctcGAGAAGGTCCTGGGCGTCAAACTTGGTTTGAAAGACGGGAAGCTGTCGGACCTTGGCGTTGCGAGTGTGGGAGCCGAACTCGGTGGGCAGGAATCGTTTGACACCTGCCTTGGCGGCAGCTTCAATAAGAAGGAGTTGCTTTTCGGGGGCGCTAATTGGGAGGGTGGAAACCACAGCGTCTTGACCAGACAATGCCGATGTCAACGAGTCGATGGAGTCGTAGTTGACCGTGACGGTTTTGACACCGGGGGGAAAAGTACGAGGTGACTCCTTGCGGACGAGGACGGTGACTGTAAAGTCACCGGCGAGCAGGAGCTGCTCAAGAATTGAGGGGCCCAAGTTACCGGTTGCCTGAAAGAATGTTAGTCTTCGAATGAGTTTGGGGAATGAGAAAAGATCACCACCTACACCGGCGAGTACAacgttggtgatggaagcGGACATGTTGGTCAGGGAGGCAGATGTGATATGACTGAAAGCACAATTGATTAGATGTTATGAGGTAGGTGTCGAAGGCTTGAAACAGATGGGTGCTTTGTAGGTAAGGTAAGTCGATCGATGCTAGGAGAAAGGACTTGAACAGCAGGATACTGCGCCCTTTTATAGAAAGATTGTAATGGGCAGCTTTCAGCAAAGTGGTATCATCCCTCCGTCCCATACGCTCATCCAGATGAGTTTTGGCTTATTCAGCCCCAGCTAATTAGTTGAGGTAGGCACCTAGGATATCAATCCCGTAAGATCGGCTGTTTTACTACAAGAAACATAGCGGCGATTACGTGACAGTGAGGAATTAACGGACCAACAGAATTTTGTATCCCACATGGCCGAGATAAAAAGGATCCCAGCGCAAGGTACCACTGAAGGAGCGCATCTTTGCAGCTGCTTCTGGTTTATTGATGCAGGCAAAAAGATAAGCAAAAACATCCCCCTGAAAGAGGAAGGCCGTCGAATCCCTCCAGGCTGTTGAGATTGTAATCGCGTGTGAGTTCCGATAGTTGTAAGGGTAGCAAGGAACTTGAAGGCACAgctaaccctaaccccaaGGACTCTCAATAGGCCATttgactatctttcaaggcctagTAACTATGTTTTTCGAGGCCTGGTTCAGTGTTCTGGAGTGCCAGTCATTTGCATAGCGTGGCCAAGTACCTAGCTAGTGCACTGTTATCATCAACCTGGCATGGAAACGCGAGTACGAATCCTTTTTAACGGAATCCCCACATTCCACATGCCACATGCCACATAGCCGGCATTCCGCTGCGGCTTTGTCATCACTGCATTGAACACATCTTAGGTGAGGAAACCTTCATTCAACTTTActtgtccttctcctcccgtAGTGTTCTAAACTATCCCACCCGACTTGAAACTATCCCACCTTTCCGTTACTACAATCCATCACTGATCATGACCAACCAGGCGTCGGAGGCCCAGCCACCGGCATCACCGGTATCCAAAGCCACTCGGTTTGTCTGCAACGCCCCGGGATGCCGCAAGAGCTTTACCCGGAAAGAACATCTGACCCGACATGCGAAATCACACAGCTCACAATTGCATTATCACTGTCATATTTGTGGCCGGAGATATGCCAGGAGCGATGTCTTCAAACGTCATGTGGAATTTcaccccaaaaacaccatcccaAGCACCAAGATCGTCGCCTGCAATGAATGCCATGACAAAAAGCTCAAGTGTGACGATGGAACACCTTGCCGTCAATGCGACCGACATGGGCTGGAATGTGTACGCAAAGGGCGACCATCTCGAGAGCCGAGGACACCACCAGAAGAATCATCACCAGCCCATGCCATTGACAACACTTCGTCCAATGGAACGTTCAATTACGGGAGTAATAATCTTGACGAACAATGGCATGACATGCATTTCGAGACGCCTGGCCTAAATGAAGCTGTGCATCAACCAGAGCACTCATCCTCGGCTCCTCTCACGCCCCCTACATCACTCTCAACCGATGCTTCACAGTTCAACAGCACACCACTCCGGGTACTGCTCCAAAATATTGATGAAGCAACTACTTATTTTCTCCTCGAGGTCTTCTTCACCGAAGTACATCAATATTGGCCCATTCTTCATGTATCCACCTTCAACATTGGCACCGTGTCTGATCTGCTGTTGGGATCCATCCTAACCCTTGGCAGCTGGATTACTGGGAGAGAGGAACACAAGACTTTGATTCCGGCCGTCTATGAAGAGGCTCTGACAGCTACCCGGGTGGTATTGTCTCCCCATTTGAGTATCTCCCTTGGGTTGAGCTAACAGCTATTCAAAGAACGTCACCCCTTCTTTACACACGCTTCAAGgactggtgttgttggtggtatATAGCATTTACAACATTGTAAGTTACAGCTGCCGAGCATTTTCAGGTTTTTGTTGCTGACTTGTGATAGAATGACGAAATCGGCAAGGCTGGTGGCCTTACTTCCCTTCTCATTCAAAGTTGTCGCTGCATTGGGATTTTCAATGGCAGCCATTCACTTCCCAAAAGGCTTCAAGATGATGCGTTTACGTTTTGGTTGGCCAAAGAGCAGCTTCATCGGTAACCAGTCCCGTCCTCAAAGTCCATGCTATGTTCTGACAATGATTCCAGGCTGGCATTCACGGTATTCCGTCTCGACACATACCAATCTGTCCTTCTAAACATTCCCCCCACAGTCCGCTACCAAGAGCTCTacatccccttcctcgcctcccccttcaTATGGGAAGCCACAGACAATGACGACCTCGAGTATCGcctccagcaacagccaAAACCCGAAGGTGTCaaatcaccaccactgctgAGCGGCTTCCACCGTGAGTTCATGTACTCGCCAACACCCTACACACCCAgcatccccctctccccaatggaccaccacctcaccctctgCGCCCTCCAAAATCCAATATGGGAAGCCTCGGCCTTCGCAACAGACATGGAGATATCCCTCCTCAGcatccccaactcccccgtATTCGCCGCACGCACGCATCTCGACCGGTGGCGTGCCCGGCTTGAAGCTCAAACCCAACAAGCCTTCCAATACGATGTCATCGAAGAAATCACCTGGACGTTATTCCACATGTCAAAGATCACCATGCACGCCCCCTTACCCCTTTTGAGAATCCACTCTGCCGCCCCCTCAGGCAAACATCGTGATGTCGACACGGAGAAGGTTGCCACTAAGCTGGGGATCTGGAGGGGGAGTCCCTGTCCGAGGATGGGTGTTATCTCCTGCGCGGAAGTATGCCAGTTGCTGAGCCGGAACCCTTTTGAGTTTGACTCTAATGCCAGGAGGGATAAGCTTAACCCGCTGGCTACGCCGGCCTTGCTGATGGCTGCCATTGCAGTGTGCTCGTATGCTGCGGGTGTTGGGCAGAAgcaggggggtggttgtccGGCGTGTTTACCTGGGCTGGAGCATGAGCAGGGCGGGTGCGTGGATATTTTCGCAGGGAAATGTCCTCAGTCTCAGGAAAGGGTCAAGGAGTGGGAAgcgacggggagggggtggccGGTTTGGGGATCTTCGGGGATTGTGTTATGTCGATGCGGTCTTGATAGGCTTGGGGAGTGGTTCCAGCAGGAGGCCGTACTGGGGAGGGACGAGACTGCGAGGAGGGAACTTGTGGCTtttgtggaggggttgaagtgCGGTTTTGAGTGATGGTTTGGTGTCCAGTGTATTACCTACTCGCCTATGGCGAGGGATGCGAGACGCTATACATGGCGAGATACATGAATGAACCGTTCAGCTTCGAGAATAGAGAATAGACGTAACAATTCCTGCTCTCTTTGTCCATAGCCACAGTTAGTAGCGTCGAGGTCGCTGCCATGCTGCATGATGCAAGTGTCTTTTTTTaaaccccaccatcatcatcaaattTGCAGCACAATTCTCGAATATCTAATTGGCCTTTAACATTTGTGCCGCGCATTACAATTTTCACAAATCCGATTCTAGCACAATTGTGCACGGTGCGCGGCTTACCATCCAAATGTCGCTAAAACTgatggaaaaaagaagaatgGCCTTCCCAGGTATAAAGCAAAAGGATGTGTCCCCTCGACCGGAATCGAGCCGGTGACCTTTCGGTATCAATAAACAACATTTACAGCCGAACGTGATAGCCAACTACACCACAaggggttttctttttggtgtgGAGGCGCTGTGCGATTAGGGCTTGTCAACGGTACCCGGGCTGGGTTCGTTGTCCGGCATCGGATGTGGGCCTGAGCAGCCAGAACTTCGGAACTGTTCTCTGTGGCTGGGACGGACATCTCTCGCTTGGCGCGCTCCCTTCCCCGGTTCCAGTTGACAACTCAGACAATTGAGGAACAGAGAGACAGCCGCGATAGCCCTCACCGCTGAACCAACCGAAATATTCTTCCAACCTTTTCTTATCAATGGCCCACTGACCAGACTTATCGGTTTGCTGCCCAAGCTGAAAGTGTGGCAGCACAGGCTCCAGCAGACACTCCAGCAACGTCCATGGGGTCCAAAAACACCAAGATGCATGTCTCGGAACAAAAAATCACAAGGCTTGATCTCGAATAGATTTTACCACTACCACAAGCCTCCCGCGCCCCCCCAAGCTGGGCCCTGTGCCGCTACCCCGCTCAACAGCTCAAGTTTAGGGGTGCCACTTGGTGCTTGTTGGAGTGTTTGACAACCTGCGCCCTGCAGATATTTCGACCACTCTAAATCCCCATTGGCCGCTCCCTTGGGTCAAGCTCACTCTGTCTGCATGCAGAGTTGATCCCTTACCAAGCCAATCCCATTTTTGAAACCTTGCTGTGCCAGATGGTCCGCCACCAGAAGGCCGTGAGGAGCCATGAGGGAGGGGCGGAGTTGGTCCAAAGAGCCAATTGATTTTCTCATGGCCAACTGGCATCCAAGTTTGGCATCAAAAGACACCACTTTCTGCTGGATTACCTTATGCATTCCGCGCCGCTAGACACACAGACATGCCCAAGAAGGCTCTGGACCGCTTCAACATGGCCGCCATGTCTCGTCGGTAACCCATCTATAACCCGGCCCCTGGGACTTTGACCCGCGATCCACGGGCTTGCTCTCCAACTCTGACAAGTTGACGACACCACTGTGCCATGCAAATTCGTGACCATGGGCGCATATGTCTCTACCGGATCCTGCATTGCCCATTATGGCATCCAGCCCAACTGCACCTTCAATGTCACAGGCACAAACGATGCTTTCCACCACCTGGGAGGGAGCATGAAAGGCGAGATTGAGGGTGACCCTGACATTGCCGGAATTGGCGTAAGGCCTCTCTAACCCATTCAAGAACTCATGAGGCTCAACTGACATTGTCACAGGTACTTGGGGCCTTCCTCGCTGTGACCACGATATCCGTAGGCCTAGCCTCAGCGAGTACGTTCTGGTGGTTTTCCAAGAATGTTCTCCATTGGAAGTCACGAACAGCCAGAGAGTCAGTCAACCCACCTTGGCTCACACTCGCCAATAGGGTTATTCAGGATCCAGAAGCTGACAGTTTCGCAGAGAGAAATCACTCCGTAAACGCAAAGCCAGTATATCGCAAATCCTCGAAGCGCTCGTCATTAGCTGTAGCGATCAACAGATCTTTACTGGCGGAGCATATGCCATCACCCTCCGATATGCCAAGGCCTGCACCGTCTCAGCATACCACTACAATGTCGTTtccaacatcctcctcgttaCCTGCGCCACCCATCTGATGGCTGTCACCGTGTCCAGCAACTACTGGGAACATCGCTTTGTTGGAGGACTCCGACTCATCGTCACCTCGCTCGTCTATGTCATCACTGGAATTCTTTTGTCCAACCGCGGTGAGCCCGACCTGGGCTTCCCAACCCAAGTTCCAGCAAACAATGAGACCCACAGCTTCATGCTCCTACCCGCCGCTTGCTTCCAGACAGATGGTATCAGGCTCGGCACAGAGCTTGACAAGTCCTTCAAGGTTAGCTCCGCAAACGAGTTCTTCAACGGCCAGGTTCATGGATGGACGCAGTTCATCATCCTGTTCTTGTTCTACTTCCTGGCTGCCATGGTGAGCGTGGGCAGACTTGTACGTCGTGGGC contains:
- a CDS encoding hypothetical protein (COG:S; EggNog:ENOG503P0H3), translated to MSASITNVVLAGATGNLGPSILEQLLLAGDFTVTVLVRKESPRTFPPGVKTVTVNYDSIDSLTSALSGQDAVVSTLPISAPEKQLLLIEAAAKAGVKRFLPTEFGSHTRNAKVRQLPVFQTKFDAQDLLEKKAKEGTLTYTLVVNGAFFDWGLKINWLVNAKDKHAILYDGGDRKISFSLLSDVGKAVVGVFRHAEETKNKMVFIQSTVQSFKDVYEIAKKLTPGEKWTDEVVMVDDLLTSAWAEINKENPDPEKFAVKFITSAIAGEGYGSLFEKNDNELLGIKELSREEVEEVVKKYL
- a CDS encoding hypothetical protein (EggNog:ENOG503PRHY), which translates into the protein MTNQASEAQPPASPVSKATRFVCNAPGCRKSFTRKEHLTRHAKSHSSQLHYHCHICGRRYARSDVFKRHVEFHPKNTIPSTKIVACNECHDKKLKCDDGTPCRQCDRHGLECVRKGRPSREPRTPPEESSPAHAIDNTSSNGTFNYGSNNLDEQWHDMHFETPGLNEAVHQPEHSSSAPLTPPTSLSTDASQFNSTPLRVLLQNIDEATTYFLLEVFFTEVHQYWPILHVSTFNIGTVSDLLLGSILTLGSWITGREEHKTLIPAVYEEALTATRVNVTPSLHTLQGLVLLVVYSIYNINDEIGKAGGLTSLLIQSCRCIGIFNGSHSLPKRLQDDAFTFWLAKEQLHRLAFTVFRLDTYQSVLLNIPPTVRYQELYIPFLASPFIWEATDNDDLEYRLQQQPKPEGVKSPPLLSGFHREFMYSPTPYTPSIPLSPMDHHLTLCALQNPIWEASAFATDMEISLLSIPNSPVFAARTHLDRWRARLEAQTQQAFQYDVIEEITWTLFHMSKITMHAPLPLLRIHSAAPSGKHRDVDTEKVATKLGIWRGSPCPRMGVISCAEVCQLLSRNPFEFDSNARRDKLNPLATPALLMAAIAVCSYAAGVGQKQGGGCPACLPGLEHEQGGCVDIFAGKCPQSQERVKEWEATGRGWPVWGSSGIVLCRCGLDRLGEWFQQEAVLGRDETARRELVAFVEGLKCGFE